The stretch of DNA AATAAAAGAGCTGACAGCAGAAGCAAAAAAGCTCGCTGATTCCATAAGAAAATAATCAAACTTAATACACATATTCAATAAAAAAAGCAGAACCCTGCACAACCAGGCAGAGTTTTGCTTTTTTGTCAATTATTGTGAAAATAGATCAATGAAGCAGGATCCGCAGAAGCTTTTTCTGGTTCAGCTGCCAGATCAGCGGCAGAATCTGCAGAAGGTTTCTGAAGATCCATTCGGTAAAGATATAAGATCCCACCGAAGAAACCGGGAATCAGTCCGGCGTATCCACCGGCACATAAGATCACAATCAGCTTCACCATCAGTTCTGTCTGAAGTCCCAGACAAACAAGTAATCCGGCAAGAATTCCGGCTACACTCCATCCAGATGTCAAAAGTGTAAGAAAAACAGCTGGCGCAGGGGCCTTTTTTTTATTTTGATCTAAGTGATTCCATAGTGTTTTATACATAATCCATTCCTCCTGTTTTGATGGAATTATACTTCTGCTGTTGTCAGCAACAGTCAGCCATAATATTGATTTCCTTTATCTGTATCTGTCTGTATTATAGAAAAGAAATGTAAAATACAAATGCGCAGGAATGAAAAATTTTTGTAAAATATAAGTAGAAATTGCATTTTGAATTAAGAACCGATATACTTATAAATATAGTTATTGATAATATTCGATCACAGCCGAAAACATTTTTCTATAGCTGTGATACGTGAGTGAGAGAATTAAAAGGGGGCAGATAAAAGCCCCCTGAAATCATATAGAGAGCAAAGAGGAGGGGTGGAAATGGAGCATACGGAAGATTATGTGAAGCTGGAGAATGTATCCAAAATATATGGCTCAAAAGAAGTGAAGATCATAGCAGTGGATGAGATCAGCTTCCGGATAAAAAAAGGAGAATTTGTGGTTGTGGTAGGACCCAGCGGTGCCGGAAAGACGACGGTGCTGAATATCCTGGGCGGAATGGATAAGGCCACATCCGGCAATGTCTGGATCGATGGAAAAAATATCGCAAAATATACAGACCGGCAGCTGACCGGATACCGGCGGAGGGATATTGGATTTGTATTCCAGTTTTATAATCTGGTGCCAAATCTGACTGCATTGGAGAATGTGGAGCTTGCTCTTCAGATCTGTAAGGATCCTCTGGATGCCAGGACAGTTCTGGAGGAAGTGGGTCTGAAGGAGAGACTGACTAATTTTCCGGCACAGTTATCCGGCGGTGAGCAGCAGAGAGTTTCCATAGCCAGAGCTCTGGCGAAGAATCCAAAGCTTCTGCTCTGTGATGAACCTACAGGAGCGTTGGATTATCAGACCGGCAAGGCAATCCTGAAGCTCCTTCAGGATACCAGCAGGGAACGGGGCATGACGGTTATTGTCATTACTCACAACTCTGCACTGACACCTATGGCCGACCGTGTGATCAAGATCAAAAACGGCAAGGTTTCCAGGATGACCGAAAATGCACATCCCACACCAGTGGAAGAGATTGAATGGTAGGTGACGGAATGAAAGCATTGCACAAAGATTTCTGGATGGAGATCCGGAAAAGCAAAGCACGTTTTATCTCGATCTTTCTGATCGTGGCACTGGGCGTTGCATTTTTTTCCGGGATCCAGGCGTCTTCTCCGGATATGAGATATTCCGGAGATGCCTATTATGAAGCAGCAAAGCTGATGGACCTGAAGATCCAGGGAACACTGGGACTGACTGAGCGTGATGTAAAAGCGGTATCAGACATTGACGGTGTGGAATTGGCTGAGGGCGGTTACTCTACGGATGTTATGAGTGGAGAGGACGATGCCAGGAAGGTTCTTCATCTGGAATCCATCAGCAGCAATTTTAATCTGCTCACAGCAGATGAAGGAAGGATACCGAAAAAAAGCGGCGAGATTTTTCTGGACAAGCCATTTGCAAAGAATCGGGGGTATAAAATCGGGGATACCATATCCGTCAGGGAGGATGGAGACAGTGAGCTTCTGAAAAAAACAACCTATACAGTTGTGGGAATCGGAAGCAGCCCTCTTTATATTTCGTTTAACAGAGGAAATACGACTCTTGGATCCGGTGAGGTCAGCGGCTTCGGATACATTCTTCCTGAGGATTTTGAACAGGAAGCTTTTACCCAGATCTATGTTATGGTTCATGAATCCGGGGATGTGATCAGCTATACCGATGCCTATGACAATCTTATCAGGAAAATACAGAAGCGTGTGGAAGGCATCGAAAAAGAACAGTGCAGACTGCGCTATGATGAGATCGTCGCAGAAGCCAATGAAAAACTGGATGATGCCAGAAAAGAGCTTGAGGACGGAAAGAAGGAATCAGAGGAAAAACTTAGCGACGCGAAGAAAAAGCTGGATGATGGGCAGAAGAAGTATGATGATGGAAAAAAAGAGTACGAAGATGGAAAACAGCAGCTCAGCGATGCAAAAAAAGAACTGACCGACGGAAAACAGCAGCTTGCTGACGGAAGAAAGCAGATCGAAGATGGATGGTCTCAGCTTAACAGCGCAAAACAGCAGGTGGAAGACGGTCTGTCCCAGTTAAATGCTGCCAGATCCCAGCTTGCCGACTCCGAAGCACAGATAAATGGGAAGCAGTCAGAGCTGACTGCCGGATATGAACAGCTGACTGCCGCAAAACAGCAGGTAAGTGACGGTGAGGCTCAGCTCCGGGAAGCGGAGAAAACCCTGGAAAGCAAACAGGCTGAGCTTGACAGTGGAAGAGAACAGCTGGAAACGGGAAAGAATACGATCAAAGAAACAAAGGCTGCTCTCACCAGTCAGAAAGAACAGTGTGAGGCAGGACTTGTACAGGTTTCCGAGGGCGAATCCCAGATCAGTTCCGTTGAAGAAGCCCTTTCCGGGCAGCAGGCACAGCTGGATGAACTGACCAGTCAGAAAGAGGCATTAAGCAGTCAGGCGGCGGAGCTGCAGGCGCAGTATGACGCCGGTGCGGAAGCAGGAAAAACTGAGGAAGAGCTGGCGGAGCTTTTCACACAGATTCAGACATTAAATGGTCAGATCAGTGCAATGGAAGAACAGATAAATGCCGGTCAGGCACAGATCGACGGGGCGCGGTCAGAGCTTACTGCAAAAAAATCAGAGCTGGCCCAGACAAGAGCTGAACTGGAGAGCAGCCTAGGTCAGATCAATGAGGGCTTCAGCCAGATCAAAGAACAGGAAGAAACACTTTCCGGGACAGAGGCACAGCTGAACAAAGGCCAGGAAGAACTGGATAAAGGGAAAAAAGAGCTGGAAACAAAGAAAGCAGAGCTTTCAGCGGCAAAAGAAGAAATTGCGGCAAACCAGGCAACTCTGGATGATGGCCAGAATCAGCTGGATTCGGCCAGAGTCCAGCTCAGCTCCGGGAGGCAGCAGCTGGAGGAAAAACAGGCCCAGTTAAATGCCGGTCAGGCAGAAATCCAGGCCAACACAGAAAAGCTTACCAGCAGTCAGGCTGAACTGGATGCAAATGAACAGAAACTCCTGGACGGAGAAAAGGAAATCCAAGAAAACGAACAGAAATTAAAAGATGCAAAAAAAGATCTGGAGGACGCAAAAAAGAAGCTTTCCGATGGAAAGAAAGAATATCAGGATGGCAAAAAAGAGGCCGATGAAAAAATTGCGGAAGCCCAGCAGAAGATCGAGGATGCCCAGAAAGAGGTGGATGATATTGAAACACCGGAGTGGATCATCACAGATCGTAATGACCTTCCGGAATATTCGGATTTTGGTGATAACGCAGAGCGGCTGAAAAACATCGGAAAGGTTTTCCCGATGATATTCTTCCTTGTAGCGGCTCTGATCAGTCTTACCACGATGACACGAATGGTGGAGGAACAGCGAACCCAGATCGGAACCATGAAAGCGCTGGGCTACGGAAAAGCATCCATTGCATCCAAGTATCTCAGCTACGCATTTCTGGCTACAGCAGGCGGAAGCGTTGCAGGAGTACTTTTCGGAGAAAAGGTTCTTCCGTATATCATTATCCAGGCCTATGGGATCATGTACTGGAATATTGGCGATCACATGCAACTGGATTATGAGTTACAATATGCACTGATCGCTTCCGGAGCAGCGGTGATCTGTACTATGGGCGCTACACTGTTTTCCTGTGCAAGAACCCTGGCAGAAACACCGGCATCTCTGATGCGTCCGCCTGCACCGAAAGAGGGAAAACGGATCCTTATTGAACGGATCAGCTTTATCTGGAAGCATCTGAGCTTTTCCTGGAAATCGTCCATGCGAAACCTTTTCCGTTATAAAAAACGTCTTTTTATGACCATTTTCGGAATTGCAGGAAGCATGGGACTGATGCTTGTAGGATTCGGACTTTATGACTCCATTATGGATATTGCGATTCTTCAGTATGATCAGATCCAGCATTACGATGCCATGGTGATCAATGATGAGGATGCCACAGACAGCCAGGAAAAGGATCTTCTAAAATTCCTGGACAAAAACAGCGAGATCGATCACTATACCCGTGTGCAACTCACCAAGATGACGGCACCAAAAGAAAAGGGAAGTGTCAGTATCTATGTGTATGTTCCGGAAAATACGGAAAATTTTAAAGAGGATGTAACGTTACGTGACAGAAAGTCCCACGAGCAGTATGAGCTTACCGACGACGGAGCCGTGATCTGTGAAAAAACAGCTTCACTTATCGGTGTGAAAACAGGAGACGAGATCACCCTGGAGAAAGATAACAGAAAGTATAAAGTAAAGATCACTGCTGTCACAGAGAACTATATGGGACACTACGTTTACATGACCCCATCCTGCTATGAAAAAACATTCGAAGAGAAACCGGAGTATTCAAGTACAGTATATACTATGAAAGAGGATGCAGAGAGTGATCTGGAAACTCTTGGAAATGCGATCCTGAAATATCCGGCGGCTTTAAGTATCAGCTATACAAGCAGCACGGCAGGTCAGGTAGAGCGAATGCTGGGATCCCTCGGAGCGGTGATCTGGGTCCTGATCATTTCGGCCGGAATGCTGGCATTTGTGGTACTGTATAATCTGAACAACATCAATATCACAGAGCGTCAGAGAGAGCTTGCAACATTGAAGGTCCTGGGATTTTATGATGGCGAGGTTTCCCAGTATGTATTCCGGGAAAATATCCTGCTGTCCTTCATAGGAATCCTGGCAGGCGCAGTGTTCGGAATCTTCCTCCATCGGTATGTGATCACAACCGTTGAGGTAGATGCGGTGATGTTCGGAAGAAATATCAAGCCAATAAGCTTTGTTTACAGTGGAATCATTACCTTCGGATTCTCCATGTTTGTAAATATGGTGATGCATTTTAAGCTGAAAAAGATCAATATGGTAGAGTCACTGAAAAGCGTAGAATAAAATAATAAAAAATAAGAAAGCGAAAAATTAATTACCGGAGAGGTAAAAGGATAAGGAGACGAGCATGAAAAAAGTATTATACGAGGAATTACTTCCGGAAGAATGTGTACAGAGGATAAAGGAGATGCCGGTTGCCTATCTGCCACTTGGCACACTGGAATGGCATGGGCCGCATATGCCTCTTGGAGCTGATGGAATCCAGTCAAAAGAACTGTTTGTCCGGGTGGCAGAAAAGGTCGGCGGTGTTGTGCTTCCGATGCTGTTCATGGGACCTGACCGTTTATTTGATGATCGTGGAACTGTATTTTATGGAATGGATATCAATACAGAGGGTGCATTGAATACCTATTATGCCCAACAGATGAAAGGCAGTGCCTACTGGATGGAAAAGGGACTGTTTCAGGATCTGCTGCGCAGTATTTTTGCTCAGCTTTCCAGAGCAGGAGTCCGTATCGTTGTGGGACATGGACACGGTCCGTCGACAAATGTATTTCAGGAAATGAAGGAAGAGGCAGAAGAAAAATACGGACTGTGCATTATGACAGCATGGACCTATGCGGATGATGAGAGACTGAAATATCAGAATGATCATGCCGGAGCAAATGAGACCTCTATTGTAATGGCTGTTCGGCCGGAGCTGGTTGACTTTGGACAGGTAAAAGAAGATGAGAGTAATCTGATCGGTATTGCAGGACGTCATCCGGTCAGAGAATCATCGGAAGCATTCGGAAATGAAATTCTGGAATATACAATGAAAACACTGATCTCAGGCATTGAAAAGGAGTACAAAACAATAAAAGAAAGATAGATACCTGTCTTGACAAAAAAAGAAAATTTCATTATAGTAGGAACATGGCAAAGGCGTTGAATAAGAGGAGTATGCAGATCTACGCTGACAGAGAGAAATGCACAGACGCAAGAGAAGCGCAGGCTGAAAGGCATTTTCAGATGGAAGACTGCAGAAGGTAGCTTAGGAGCCGGGAAACTGAAAGCAGAAATGCAGAACAGATGCTGCTGTGTAGGTTTTCACGTACCCCGCGTTAAGGGACAAGAGATAGACGGGAATAACAGATGTTTTTTCCGGATAATGAAGGTGGTACCGCGAGAATGATCGCCCTTCGCACATTAGTTATTGGCTTTTGTGTGGAGGGCGTGTTTTTTTCTTGCAGAAAACAGGAGCATTTTAAGGTTCCTATAATCAGAAAGATTCAGGAGGAAAACATGAGCAAAGAACTTGCAAAGACTTATGATCCTAAGGGCATTGAGGATCGTCTGTACAAAAAATGGATGGATAACGGATACTTCCATGCAAAAGTTAATCCGGACAAAAAACCTTTTACAATTGTAATGCCGCCGCCCAATGTAACCGGACAGCTGCATATGGGACATGCACTGGATGAGACCATGCAGGATATCCTGATCCGTTTCAAAAGAATGCAGGGCTATGAGGCACTCTGGCAGCCGGGAACTGACCATGCAGCCATTGCTACAGAGGTTAAGGTAACAGAGAAGCTTCGTAAGGAAGGGATTGATAAGAACGAGATCGGCCGTGACGAATTTATGAAACATGCCTGGGCATGGAAAGAGGAGTACGGCGGAAAGATCATCAATCAGCTGAAAAAGCTGGGAGCATCTGCAGACTGGGAGCGTGAGCGCTTTACCATGGATGAGGGCTGTTCCAAGGCTGTTCAGGAAGTATTTATCCGTCTTTATGAGAAAGGATATATCTACAAAGGCTCCAGAATCATCAACTGGTGTCCTGTGTGCCAGACCTCTATTTCTGATGCAGAGGTTGTGCATGAGGACCAGGACGGATTTTTCTGGCACATCAATTATCCCATCGTAGGTGAGGAGGGCCGTTTCGTTGAGATCGCGACCACTCGTCCGGAGACACTTCTCGGCGATACAGCAGTTGCTGTAAACCCGGAGGATGAAAGATATAAAGACCTTGTAGGAAAGATGCTGAAGCTTCCTCTTACAGACAGAGAGATCCCGGTTATTGCCGATGAGTATGTTGACAAGGAATTCGGAACAGGCTGCGTTAAGATCACACCGGCACACGACCCCAACGACTTTGAGGTTGGACGCCGTCATGATCTTGAGGAGATCAACATCTTAAATGATGATGCCACCATCAACAGCCTTGGCGGAAAATATGCAGGTATGGACCGCTACGAGGCACGTAAGGCCATGGTAGAAGACCTGAAGGAGCAGGGACTTCTTGTAAAAGTCGTTCCGCACAGCCACAGTGTTGGTACTCATGACCGATGCGGTACAACGGTAGAGCCGATGATCAAACCACAGTGGTTTGTAAAAATGGACGAAATGGCAAAAGCTGCTATCAAGACTCTGGACGAAGGAAACCTTCAGTTTGTTCCGGCACGTTTTGACAAGACTTACCTGCACTGGCTGGAGAATATCCGTGACTGGTGTATTTCCCGTCAGCTCTGGTGGGGACACAGAATTCCGGCTTATTACTGCGATGAATGCGGTGAGATGGTTGTTGCAAGAGAAATGCCTGAGAAATGCCCGAAATGCGGATGCACACATATGCATCAGGATGAGGACACTCTGGATACCTGGTTCAGTTCCGCACTTTGGCCGTTTTCCACACTTGGATGGCCGGACAAGACACCGGAGCTTGAGTACTTCTATCCTACAGATGTTTTGGTAACCGGATATGATATCATCTTCTTCTGGGTTATCCGTATGGTATTCTCCGCACTGGAGCAGACCGGTGAGACACCGTTCCACCATGTTCTGATCCACGGACTGGTACGTGATTCCCAGGGACGTAAGATGAGTAAATCTCTTGGAAACGGTATCGATCCGCTGGAAGTTATCGACAAATACGGCGCAGATGCCCTTCGTCTTACACTGATGACAGGTAACGCACCTGGAAATGATATGCGTTTCTACTGGGAGCGTGTAGAATCCAGCCGTAACTTTGCAAATAAGATCTGGAATGCTTCCCGTTTCATTATGATGAACCTGGAGGGCAAGACAGTAACAGAGCCGGGAGACCTGAACGCATTGTGCAACGAGGATAAATGGATCCTTTCCAGACTGAACACAGTGATCCGTGATGTTACTGAGAATATGGATAAATATGAGCTTGGAATTGCCGTACAGAAGGTCTATGATTTCCTGTGGGATGAGCTCTGTGACTGGTATATCGAGATGGCAAAGGTAAGACTGTGGAAGGCAGAGGAAAACCCGGCAGCAGCAAACGATGCACTGTGGACACTTCGCACTGCGCTGACACAGGGACTGAAGCTTCTTCATCCGTTCATGCCATTTATCACAGAGGAGATCTACTGCACACTGCTTCCGGATGAAGAGTCCATCATGATCTCTGACTGGCCGGTATACAGAGACGAGATGAATTTTGCAGATGCTGAGAAAGCAGTTTCAAGCTTCCAGGAGGTTGTACGTGGAATCCGTAATACCAGAAACGAGATGAACGTACCGCAGAACAGAAAGACCAATATCTACATCGTAGGCAAAGATGCAGAGTGCTGTGCCCATTTTGAGTCCTGCAAGAAGTCCTTTACAAACCTTGCGTTTGCAAAAGAGATCCACGTACAGCAGGATAAGAACGGAATCGGTGAGGATGCGGTATCCATCGTTGTGGCAGACGGTGTAGTATATCTGCCGCTGGAGGATCTGATCGACCGTGAAAAGGAGATCGAACGTCTCACAAAAGAGCAGGAGCGTCTCACAAAAGAGATCGCACGCTGCGAGGGAATGCTGAACAATCCGAATTTTGTGAACAAGGCACCAGCATCCAAGGTAGAGGCAGAGAAGGAGAAACTTGAGAAATACAAAGAGATGAAAGAGAAAGTGAACCTGCAGTTAACACAGATGGTGAAATAACGAAGGAGTGTTTTAATGAAGTGGTGTAACTTTTTCAATAAGATTTCGCTGATACTTCAGGCTCTGGGCTGTGCAGTCCTGTACTTTGTGATCGAGGCCATATGCAGGCACTCGTTCACAGAGGCGTGGACCTACATGACCACAAGGCCACTTGTATTTGCTTATAATGCGGCGTTTATCTTTACGACGATGCTGATTGTTTATCTCTTCCGAAAGAGAATTTTCTGGCGTATATTTGTGGGCAGCTTATGGCTGTTTCTGGGAATAGTAAACGGTGTGCTTCTTCTCAACCGTGTCACACCGTTTACAGGACCGGATGTGAAGAATCTGACAGATGGACTCAGTATTGCAAAAAAATATCTGACCCGTACCCAGATGACCATAGGTGCAGTTCTTCTGGGGATTGCAGTTCTGATTCTTCTGATCATCCTGATAAGATCGCCGAAGTACAGAGGCAAGCTGAAATATAAGGTAAATATTCCGCTGGTCCTGGTCGGGGTTCTTGCATTTGGAGGAATCACACAGCTTGCTCTGGAAAAAAGAGTTCTTTCCAATTATTTTGGAAACATTGCCATAGCTTATGAGGATTACGGATATCCCTACTGTCTGGCAACGACGATCTTTAATACCGGAATCAGTGCTCCGAGAGACTATTCCGAGAGTGAGATCAAAAGGATCGAGAAGTCGGAAGAAAATCTTCCGGAAACGAAAGAAGGCAGTCATCCGAATATTCTGTTTTTGCAGCTGGAGTCCTTTTTTGATCCTACGCTGGTAAATTATCTGGAACTGTCAGAAGATCCTATTCCGAATTTCAGAAAGCTGATGAAGGAGTATTCCTCCGGATATTATAAGGTACCTTCCGTAGGAGCCGGAACCGCAAATACCGAGTTTGAGTCCATTACCGGAATGAGCCTTCATTATTTTGGACCAGGAGAGTATCCTTACAAGAGTATCCTTAAGGAAACTACCTGTGAGAGCGCACCGTATGTTCTGAAGAATCTGGGCTATACTGCTCATGCAGTACATAACAATGAGGCGAATTTCTACGGAAGAAGAAGCATTTTTCCGAATCTGGGATTTGATACCTTCACTTCGGCAGAGTACATGAAGGATGAAAACCAGAAGAACCCGTTGGGCTGGACAAAGGACAGTGTCCTCACCGATGAGATCGTCAAGTGTCTGGATTCCACAGAAGGACCTGATTATGTATATACTATTTCCGTGCAGGGACATGGAGATTATCCTTCAGAACCGGTACTGGAAAATCCGGAGATCACAGTTTCCGGGGCACCTACTGACGAGCTGAACAATAAGTGGGAGTATTATGTAAATCAGATCCACGAGATGGATAATTTTGTCAAGGAGCTTACTGATAAGCTGGAAGATTATCCGGAGGATGTGGTGCTTGTCATGTATGGTGATCACCTTCCAACCATGGGACTGACCGTGGAGGATGTGGAGAATAAATATCTGTTCCAGACAGAGTATGTGATGTGGGATAATTTCGGACTTAAGAAAAAGAAAGAAAATCTTGCGGCATACCAGATGGCAGCAGAGGTTATGGATCGTGTAGGAATCCATGAGGGAAATGTTTTCAAGTATCACCAGGCAAGAAGAAACACCAAAAATTATCAGGTGGATCTGGAGACCCTGCAGTACGATCTTCTCTACGGAAAACAGTATACATATGACGGAGAGAATCCTTTTGAGCGGACAAAGATGCGTATGGGAATCTATGATACCACACTGGATTCGATTCAGGTTGTGTCTGAGATGGATCACACCTATTATATCCAGGGAACAAACTTTACGCCATCCAGCCAGGTCAAGATCAACGGAGAATGGTACGATACGGTTTACGTGAATCCTACCAAGCTGATCATTACCGGAAAGGAACTGGATGATTTTGACCGGCTCTCGGTAGTGCAGCGAAGCAACAGTTCCACCAGAAAGGCCATGACAAAGAGCCATGACCGGGCAGTTTATGCACTGCTTGCTGACAGCAAGTGGAAGCTTGACAGTGAAAAGAGCAGTTCTGATACAGGGCTAACGGAGGAAACGGATATAGCGTTAGAAACGGGATCCACAGAAGATTCCGGTGAAGAAAACAGTACAGACAACCAGTAAATGGCATAGAAAAAATACTCCGATACAAAAAATGTCGGATAAAATATTACGATTAGGACTGGACATCTTCCACCACTATTATATAATGGTATCGTAACGAACAGGAGGGGAGAAGCTTTTCTCCCCAAAAGTTCTTTACGAATACATTATAGATAAGTGATGGTTTTTTTTATGAATTACGAAGAAGCAGTTGCGTATATTGAAGATATACCGAGATTTACTACTAAGAACAGCCTGGACCATACCAGAGAATGCTTAAGAAGACTTGGAGATCCGCAGGAGAAATTCCGTGTGATCCATGTGGCAGGAACCAACGGAAAGGGAAGTACCTGTGCTTTTATCACATCGGTCCTTCGGGAAGCAGGATATTCCTGCGGACTTTTTACATCTCCTCATCTGGTGGAGATCAACGAGCGTTTTCAGATCAACGAGGAAGTGATCGATGACGATACCTTCCTTCGTGCTTTTGAAAAAGTTAAAAAGCTTTCCGATGAGCTGGTTGCGGAGGGAAGCTATCATCCCACCTATTTCGAGACACTCCTTCTGATGGGAATGGTGATCTTTGCAGAAGCCGGCGTGGATTATGTAACACTGGAGACCGGTCTTGGCGGACGTCTGGATGCAACCACTGCTGTGGAGAATCCGGCAGCCTGTGTGATCACATCCATCAGCCTCGATCATATGCAGTATCTTGGAAATACAGTTTCCGAGATCGCAGGAGAGAAGGCAGGGATCATGGTGCCGGGTGTTCCGGTGATCTACGATGGAAATGATTCGGATGCGGCCGGAGTGATGCGTGAGCATGCAGAGAAGCTGGGATGTCCATATTATGAGCTGAAACGGGAGGATACAGAAATCCATAAGATCACAAAGGACGGAATCAGGTTTTCTCTTAAGGACGAGACATATGGCGATACCGTATTTGATATACCGTTTATCGCTCGTTATCAGGTTATGAATGCAGCTCTTGCGGTGAAAACCATTCAGGTACTGGAAGATCAGATCCCGGTATCTCTGGAGGCGCTGAAGGCCGGTATGGCAAAAACACGCTGGCAGGGAAGGATGGAAACGGTTCTTCCGGGTGTGATCGTGGATGGCGCACATAACGAAGACGGTGTCGAGAAGTTTGTAGAGACAGCAGAACATTTCCAGAAGGAATTTCCTCTGACTCTGCTGTTTTCCGCAGTGGATGACAAGGACTATACGGATATGATCCGCACGATCTGTACCAGGATCCGTTTCCGACATGTGATCGTCACACAGGTAGGCGGATATCGTAAAGTTCCGGTAGAAGAGCTTGCGGAGATCTTCCGTGAAGACGGAGTACCGGAAGTGGAAGCAATAGAGGATGTTCCAGCAGCTTTTGAACGGGCAGTAAAGGAAAAAGGCGAGGATGGAATGCTGTTCTGTGTAGGATCCCTTTATCTGGTCGGTGAGATCAAGGCTGTGATCAGGAGGAAAAAATTATGATCGATTACGAAGAGGAACTGA from Blautia sp. SC05B48 encodes:
- a CDS encoding bifunctional folylpolyglutamate synthase/dihydrofolate synthase yields the protein MNYEEAVAYIEDIPRFTTKNSLDHTRECLRRLGDPQEKFRVIHVAGTNGKGSTCAFITSVLREAGYSCGLFTSPHLVEINERFQINEEVIDDDTFLRAFEKVKKLSDELVAEGSYHPTYFETLLLMGMVIFAEAGVDYVTLETGLGGRLDATTAVENPAACVITSISLDHMQYLGNTVSEIAGEKAGIMVPGVPVIYDGNDSDAAGVMREHAEKLGCPYYELKREDTEIHKITKDGIRFSLKDETYGDTVFDIPFIARYQVMNAALAVKTIQVLEDQIPVSLEALKAGMAKTRWQGRMETVLPGVIVDGAHNEDGVEKFVETAEHFQKEFPLTLLFSAVDDKDYTDMIRTICTRIRFRHVIVTQVGGYRKVPVEELAEIFREDGVPEVEAIEDVPAAFERAVKEKGEDGMLFCVGSLYLVGEIKAVIRRKKL
- a CDS encoding LTA synthase family protein, whose amino-acid sequence is MKWCNFFNKISLILQALGCAVLYFVIEAICRHSFTEAWTYMTTRPLVFAYNAAFIFTTMLIVYLFRKRIFWRIFVGSLWLFLGIVNGVLLLNRVTPFTGPDVKNLTDGLSIAKKYLTRTQMTIGAVLLGIAVLILLIILIRSPKYRGKLKYKVNIPLVLVGVLAFGGITQLALEKRVLSNYFGNIAIAYEDYGYPYCLATTIFNTGISAPRDYSESEIKRIEKSEENLPETKEGSHPNILFLQLESFFDPTLVNYLELSEDPIPNFRKLMKEYSSGYYKVPSVGAGTANTEFESITGMSLHYFGPGEYPYKSILKETTCESAPYVLKNLGYTAHAVHNNEANFYGRRSIFPNLGFDTFTSAEYMKDENQKNPLGWTKDSVLTDEIVKCLDSTEGPDYVYTISVQGHGDYPSEPVLENPEITVSGAPTDELNNKWEYYVNQIHEMDNFVKELTDKLEDYPEDVVLVMYGDHLPTMGLTVEDVENKYLFQTEYVMWDNFGLKKKKENLAAYQMAAEVMDRVGIHEGNVFKYHQARRNTKNYQVDLETLQYDLLYGKQYTYDGENPFERTKMRMGIYDTTLDSIQVVSEMDHTYYIQGTNFTPSSQVKINGEWYDTVYVNPTKLIITGKELDDFDRLSVVQRSNSSTRKAMTKSHDRAVYALLADSKWKLDSEKSSSDTGLTEETDIALETGSTEDSGEENSTDNQ